The Oceaniferula flava genome has a window encoding:
- the prmC gene encoding peptide chain release factor N(5)-glutamine methyltransferase — MTTVLDIIEKGTVYLEKKGIDDARRHMQLLVTHQLGCSRVELYMQFDRPMAEEELIPLRQNLKRRGDGEPLQHILGTVEFYRREFKTDARALIPRPETEELASLILNATMGDDLRILDMGTGSGVLGLTLAAELGGRCNELVLADISEDALALAEENATLLGLSRYSLVQTDLFTELQDQTFHILAANLPYIAETDRSQLSVEVLRDPDSALFGGKDGLDILRDFIQQAPSHLVPGGTIALEIGHDQADAVEKMLQAAGFTHITTHKDLNGIARFPIAVLPGAPEPEPAPIS, encoded by the coding sequence ATGACCACCGTCCTCGATATTATCGAAAAAGGAACCGTTTACCTGGAGAAGAAAGGCATCGATGACGCACGCCGTCACATGCAGCTGCTCGTTACCCATCAGCTCGGCTGCTCGCGAGTGGAACTCTACATGCAGTTCGATCGCCCGATGGCCGAGGAAGAACTGATCCCCCTGCGGCAAAACCTCAAACGTCGCGGCGATGGTGAGCCACTGCAGCACATCCTCGGCACCGTCGAATTCTACCGCCGCGAGTTTAAAACCGACGCCCGCGCGCTGATTCCCCGCCCCGAGACTGAGGAGCTTGCCAGCCTGATCCTCAATGCCACCATGGGCGATGATCTGCGGATTCTCGATATGGGCACCGGCTCCGGTGTGCTCGGCCTGACTCTCGCCGCCGAGCTCGGCGGCCGCTGCAATGAACTCGTGCTGGCTGACATCTCGGAAGACGCCTTGGCGCTCGCCGAGGAAAACGCCACCCTGTTAGGGCTCAGTCGCTACTCGCTGGTCCAGACCGATCTCTTTACCGAACTGCAGGACCAAACCTTCCACATCCTCGCTGCCAACCTCCCCTATATCGCCGAGACCGATCGCTCACAGCTCTCGGTGGAGGTTCTCAGAGATCCTGACAGCGCGCTCTTCGGCGGCAAAGATGGGCTGGACATCTTGCGGGATTTCATTCAGCAAGCACCTTCGCATTTAGTTCCGGGCGGCACCATCGCCTTGGAGATTGGTCACGACCAAGCCGATGCGGTGGAAAAGATGCTGCAGGCGGCAGGCTTTACCCACATCACCACCCACAAGGACCTCAACGGCATCGCACGCTTCCCCATCGCCGTCCTCCCCGGCGCCCCGGAGCCGGAGCCAGCCCCCATTTCCTAA
- a CDS encoding exodeoxyribonuclease III, producing the protein MRLISWNVNGIRAVIKKNFSEFLAEHQPDILCLQETKARAEQVDLPLEAAGYHTYWNSAEKAGYSGTAIFSKQEPLKVTNGIGIDEHDTEGRVITAEFEDYFLVTVYTPNSKNELLRLPYRQRWDADFLAYCKMLENDKPVVFCGDLNVAHQEIDLARPKQNRKNAGFSDEERAGFDNIVAAGFTDTFRHFHPDTTEAYSWWSYRAGARGKNIGWRIDYFCVSTPFMERVEKADILADVLGSDHCPVLIELT; encoded by the coding sequence ATGCGTCTCATTTCCTGGAACGTCAACGGCATCCGTGCCGTGATCAAAAAGAACTTCTCCGAATTTCTCGCCGAACATCAGCCAGACATCCTCTGCCTGCAAGAAACCAAAGCCCGTGCCGAGCAAGTGGACCTCCCACTTGAGGCCGCCGGCTATCACACCTACTGGAACTCCGCCGAGAAAGCCGGCTATTCCGGCACAGCGATTTTTTCCAAACAAGAACCTCTCAAGGTCACCAACGGCATCGGAATTGATGAACACGACACCGAAGGCCGCGTGATCACCGCCGAGTTTGAGGACTATTTCTTAGTCACCGTTTACACACCGAACTCCAAAAACGAACTCCTGCGCTTGCCCTACCGCCAACGCTGGGATGCCGATTTTTTGGCCTACTGCAAAATGTTGGAGAACGACAAACCAGTCGTATTCTGCGGTGACCTGAATGTCGCCCACCAGGAAATCGATCTCGCCCGTCCGAAACAGAACCGCAAAAATGCCGGATTCTCGGATGAGGAACGAGCTGGATTTGACAACATCGTGGCCGCAGGCTTCACCGATACCTTCCGTCACTTCCACCCCGACACCACCGAGGCCTACAGCTGGTGGAGCTACCGTGCGGGGGCCCGCGGCAAGAACATTGGCTGGAGAATCGATTACTTCTGTGTTTCCACCCCTTTCATGGAGCGCGTCGAAAAGGCCGACATTCTTGCCGATGTGTTAGGTTCCGACCACTGCCCGGTCCTCATTGAGCTGACGTAA
- a CDS encoding histidine triad nucleotide-binding protein translates to MAEKTLFQKICDREIPADIIYEDDLCLCFRDINPQAPVHLLIVPKKAIVRIARAEAEDQATLGHLLLTARKVAEQEGFAEAGFRTVINNGPHGGEEVPHLHLHILAGRPMTWPPG, encoded by the coding sequence ATGGCTGAAAAAACACTGTTCCAGAAAATCTGCGACCGCGAAATCCCGGCGGACATCATCTATGAGGACGACCTCTGCCTGTGCTTCCGCGACATCAACCCACAAGCACCGGTGCACCTCTTGATCGTGCCGAAGAAAGCGATCGTTCGCATTGCCCGGGCGGAAGCCGAGGATCAAGCAACGCTCGGCCACCTCCTGCTCACAGCACGCAAAGTTGCCGAGCAAGAAGGCTTCGCCGAAGCAGGCTTCCGCACCGTAATCAACAATGGTCCACATGGAGGAGAAGAGGTTCCGCACCTGCACCTGCACATTCTCGCCGGCCGCCCGATGACCTGGCCTCCCGGTTAG
- the nrdR gene encoding transcriptional regulator NrdR: protein MRCIQCGSLKDKVIDSRMSKDGTTTRRRRVCLACDYRYTTYEQIERTELQVVKRDGTRESINREKIFRGLVKACEKRPVSMDRLDRAVEEILAELHKDHLTEVPSSSIGPKVMRKLHEIDPVAYVRYVSVYRQFDNVGEFIREIQALEHRASRDPHQRKLFKE from the coding sequence ATGCGTTGTATCCAGTGCGGCTCGCTAAAAGATAAAGTCATCGACTCCCGAATGTCGAAGGACGGAACCACGACCCGCCGCAGGCGGGTCTGCCTCGCTTGTGACTACCGCTACACCACCTATGAACAGATCGAGCGCACCGAGCTGCAAGTGGTCAAACGCGACGGCACCCGGGAATCGATCAACCGAGAGAAGATTTTTCGCGGACTGGTCAAAGCCTGCGAGAAGCGCCCCGTGTCCATGGACCGCCTGGACCGAGCCGTCGAAGAAATCCTCGCCGAACTGCACAAGGATCACCTAACGGAAGTGCCGTCCAGCAGCATTGGCCCAAAGGTGATGCGCAAACTCCACGAGATCGATCCCGTGGCCTACGTCCGTTATGTTTCCGTTTACCGTCAGTTCGATAACGTGGGTGAGTTCATCCGCGAAATTCAAGCGCTCGAACACCGCGCCTCCAGAGACCCCCACCAACGCAAGCTCTTCAAAGAATAA
- a CDS encoding polyprenyl synthetase family protein, with product MSLIKPSTIPRIPFKLVKKELKEVEAQIRDQVRAFDPSVEPYIDYICNTSGKRIRPVLSILAGGATGGVDEGHLKIGVILELIHMSTLVHDDIIDGADTRRNVPTANAKWGNGMAVLLGDALFSHSLLLATEFDSIDICRKVGKASREVCQGEVMQTQRRFDLTLTKDDYFHIIEMKTGALFAAATGIAASLSGVSEDIEQRLYDYGLKLGTAYQIYDDCLDLVGTEAEVGKTLRTDLEKGKLTLPLLNLIEKADPAQRDKLNKRIIEQQPLDLPVLIGIAEYEGAVESALDTASTMLNEAREDLEVLESGEWRDGLTEITHYLDGLLNACRS from the coding sequence ATGTCATTGATTAAACCCAGCACCATTCCTCGAATTCCTTTCAAACTTGTAAAGAAAGAGCTCAAGGAAGTGGAAGCGCAAATTCGCGACCAGGTTCGTGCCTTTGACCCTTCCGTGGAGCCGTATATCGATTACATCTGCAACACCAGCGGCAAGCGCATCCGCCCTGTGCTGTCCATTCTCGCCGGTGGTGCCACCGGGGGCGTGGACGAAGGCCACCTGAAGATTGGCGTCATTCTCGAGCTCATCCACATGTCCACACTGGTGCATGACGATATCATTGATGGTGCAGACACCCGCCGGAACGTGCCAACCGCCAATGCCAAATGGGGCAACGGCATGGCTGTCTTGTTAGGCGATGCCTTGTTCTCCCACTCCCTGCTGTTAGCCACTGAGTTCGACAGCATCGATATCTGCCGCAAGGTGGGAAAAGCCTCCCGCGAGGTTTGCCAAGGTGAAGTGATGCAGACCCAGCGTCGTTTTGACCTCACTCTAACCAAGGACGATTACTTCCACATCATCGAGATGAAAACCGGTGCCCTGTTCGCAGCCGCCACCGGCATCGCCGCATCACTCTCCGGGGTTTCCGAAGACATTGAGCAACGACTCTATGATTACGGCCTGAAGCTCGGCACCGCGTATCAGATTTATGACGACTGCCTGGACCTGGTCGGCACCGAAGCCGAAGTCGGCAAAACCCTGCGCACCGACTTGGAAAAAGGCAAACTCACCCTGCCGCTGCTCAACCTGATCGAAAAGGCCGACCCGGCCCAACGCGACAAACTCAACAAACGCATCATCGAGCAACAACCCCTCGATCTCCCGGTGCTGATCGGCATCGCCGAATACGAAGGAGCTGTGGAAAGCGCCCTCGACACCGCCTCCACCATGCTCAACGAAGCGCGTGAAGACCTCGAGGTGCTCGAGAGCGGAGAGTGGCGCGATGGTCTCACCGAGATCACCCACTACCTGGACGGCTTGCTGAACGCCTGCCGAAGCTAA
- a CDS encoding shikimate kinase — protein METITASCHRLRNIVLVGFMGCGKSTLGRVLHQKLSYPLIDTDHVIEEQAGKSVAEIFADEGEDAFRSMETQLLQSLLDDELNHHIISTGGGMVLRPENRELLQQLGFVVWLFCSAEETYERTSRNNNRPLLQCNDPMGLISHMLSDRTPLYEDASHLKISTSGLEFDEISCGILESARYHFGTPHDAEENPSSSCSA, from the coding sequence ATGGAAACAATAACAGCCTCATGTCACCGCCTGCGCAATATCGTGCTGGTCGGCTTCATGGGCTGTGGTAAGTCCACGCTCGGCCGCGTTCTGCACCAGAAACTTTCCTACCCCCTGATCGATACCGATCACGTTATCGAGGAGCAAGCTGGCAAAAGCGTGGCGGAAATCTTCGCCGATGAGGGCGAGGACGCATTCCGCTCGATGGAGACGCAGCTGCTCCAATCGCTGCTCGACGATGAGCTCAACCACCACATCATCTCCACCGGTGGAGGCATGGTGCTCCGACCAGAAAACCGGGAGCTCTTGCAGCAGCTGGGATTTGTCGTCTGGTTATTCTGTTCGGCGGAGGAAACTTACGAGCGGACATCGCGCAATAATAACCGACCGCTCCTGCAGTGTAACGACCCGATGGGCCTGATCAGTCACATGCTCAGCGACCGCACACCGCTCTACGAAGACGCTTCCCATTTGAAAATAAGCACATCGGGCTTAGAATTTGATGAAATTTCTTGTGGAATTCTCGAAAGCGCTCGCTATCACTTCGGCACCCCTCACGATGCAGAAGAAAATCCTTCAAGCTCGTGCTCAGCCTGA
- a CDS encoding L-threonylcarbamoyladenylate synthase, whose product MSETRIIDASDPAEQNKVVQEVVDLLAAGEVVALPTETVYGLGADALNPDAAAKVFDAKERPSFDPLIVHVGSYEQVDEVAEVPEDLKEIVAKLMKAYWPGPLTLVLPKKDCVPDIVTSGLPTVAVRMSAHPIMKAVVRALGNPIAAPSANRFGRISPTSASAVEKELGGRIPAIVDGGACRDGLESTIIRPEAGEKRPTLHMLRSGPVTKEMLQRFGRVERPKRNRSNEAPEAPGQLANHYAPVTPLRLLRSFADFKPEEGKKYGLLSYCGAEKAGFINAYDWAQVEELSPGNGKLAEAAVRFFYVLRQLDESGVDEIIAEPVSETGLGVAIMDKLRRASIR is encoded by the coding sequence GTGAGCGAAACACGTATCATCGATGCCTCCGATCCAGCGGAGCAAAATAAAGTCGTGCAAGAGGTCGTCGATCTCCTTGCCGCCGGAGAAGTTGTGGCCCTGCCTACGGAAACCGTTTACGGTCTAGGCGCTGACGCCCTCAACCCGGACGCCGCCGCCAAGGTGTTTGACGCCAAGGAAAGACCCTCGTTTGACCCGCTGATTGTGCATGTGGGGTCCTACGAACAGGTGGATGAGGTGGCCGAGGTGCCTGAGGATCTGAAGGAAATCGTCGCCAAGCTGATGAAAGCCTACTGGCCCGGCCCCCTGACGCTGGTGCTGCCGAAAAAAGACTGCGTGCCGGACATCGTCACCAGCGGACTGCCAACCGTGGCGGTGCGAATGAGTGCACACCCGATCATGAAAGCGGTGGTCCGCGCTCTTGGAAACCCGATCGCGGCGCCGAGCGCTAACCGATTTGGCCGAATCAGCCCGACCTCTGCCTCCGCGGTGGAAAAAGAACTGGGTGGCCGCATCCCTGCCATTGTTGATGGCGGTGCCTGCCGCGATGGCTTGGAGAGCACCATCATCCGGCCCGAGGCCGGGGAAAAACGCCCGACGCTGCACATGCTGCGCTCCGGTCCGGTGACCAAGGAGATGCTGCAACGCTTCGGCCGAGTGGAACGCCCCAAGCGCAATCGCTCGAACGAGGCGCCCGAAGCTCCCGGCCAACTGGCCAATCACTACGCCCCCGTCACGCCGCTGCGCCTGCTCAGAAGCTTTGCCGATTTCAAGCCTGAGGAAGGCAAAAAATACGGACTGCTCAGCTACTGTGGTGCAGAGAAGGCCGGGTTCATCAATGCTTACGATTGGGCACAGGTGGAGGAGCTTTCACCTGGCAATGGCAAGCTGGCCGAGGCCGCCGTGCGCTTTTTCTATGTCCTGCGTCAGCTCGATGAAAGTGGCGTCGATGAAATCATTGCCGAGCCGGTGTCAGAAACTGGACTGGGTGTGGCTATCATGGACAAGCTTCGTCGCGCCAGCATCCGTTAG
- the murJ gene encoding murein biosynthesis integral membrane protein MurJ codes for MLRALMQVSGFTAISRVLGFLRDILIARYLGSGLLGDAFFSAFRFPNLFRRIFGEGAFNAAFVPMFGRRLEKDGEEEAMKFASNAFSTLLVVLIALTIVAIPCMKWIMGAVVPGFKAKVEMPISSAAGEASERFSVRVDGMRDVYLTVPEQSVDGLDGAYTLTNLHFVEEKQREFLQFFGTGERGSVASLQEVTAEYTAQEQIRAEKDHREPNPATQHLLPNAAEASGAATEADQSRWVIGGNGQARIRLPKGHDYGWFEGELVRSGVPDSVLPMDANGRAPELQIYRNHPDTFDLTVRLSQITFCYLLFMALVAHLSGTLNTFKIFGAPAAAPILLNLVFLVGLGVFVAGMKSELPAHVLAWCVAVAGLLQFMMLYGACRKNGYHIRVQKPVFDGSIKKLVLLMGPGILAAGIQQINLLVGGVIASFKAGAISWLYYSDRVYQLPLGMIGIALGVVLLPEVTRLVRRDDMQGASDSMMRGMELGLIITLPAAVAMMVIPVPLISVLFQRGEFTAEDARQTGMALQGFALGLPGYVLIKVLQPGYFARENTRAPMIMAGITVAVNIVVSLLLFGPFGHVGIAIATTVSAWVNVVLLSRGLRGLLHPGKAFMGKLLRIIAASAGMGALVWLAYQAVGSWFDEAFIQQCIALALLIGLGICTYAMMILAMKVTSVAELKAGFRRG; via the coding sequence ATGCTCCGCGCTTTGATGCAAGTATCCGGCTTCACCGCCATCAGTCGGGTGTTAGGTTTCTTGCGTGATATTCTGATTGCCCGCTATCTGGGCTCAGGGCTGTTAGGCGATGCCTTTTTCTCGGCCTTCCGTTTTCCCAACCTCTTCCGCCGCATCTTCGGCGAGGGCGCCTTCAACGCCGCCTTCGTGCCGATGTTTGGTCGTCGATTGGAAAAAGATGGCGAAGAGGAGGCGATGAAGTTCGCCTCGAATGCGTTCTCCACTCTATTAGTCGTGCTGATCGCGCTGACCATCGTGGCGATCCCATGTATGAAATGGATCATGGGCGCGGTGGTGCCCGGGTTTAAGGCGAAGGTGGAAATGCCGATTTCCTCCGCGGCAGGGGAGGCGAGCGAACGTTTCTCGGTGCGTGTCGATGGCATGCGCGATGTCTATCTGACCGTGCCGGAGCAGAGTGTCGATGGTCTGGACGGGGCCTACACGCTGACGAACCTGCATTTCGTCGAGGAAAAGCAGCGCGAGTTTCTGCAGTTCTTCGGCACCGGCGAGCGAGGCTCTGTCGCAAGTCTGCAAGAGGTCACAGCCGAATACACGGCTCAGGAACAGATCCGGGCGGAGAAGGATCATCGCGAACCGAATCCAGCCACCCAACATCTGCTGCCGAACGCGGCCGAGGCGTCAGGTGCGGCGACCGAAGCCGACCAGTCGCGCTGGGTGATTGGCGGCAATGGTCAGGCGCGGATTCGACTCCCCAAGGGGCACGACTACGGCTGGTTCGAAGGGGAGCTGGTGCGCAGCGGAGTGCCTGATTCCGTGTTGCCCATGGATGCCAATGGCCGTGCTCCAGAGCTGCAAATTTACCGCAACCACCCGGACACTTTTGACCTCACTGTTAGGCTGTCTCAGATCACCTTTTGCTATCTCTTGTTCATGGCTCTGGTCGCGCATCTCAGCGGCACCCTGAACACCTTCAAGATCTTTGGAGCCCCCGCGGCCGCACCGATCCTGCTGAACCTGGTTTTCCTCGTCGGACTCGGGGTCTTCGTCGCTGGAATGAAATCCGAGCTGCCCGCCCATGTGCTGGCCTGGTGTGTGGCGGTGGCGGGCTTGCTTCAATTCATGATGCTCTACGGCGCGTGTCGGAAAAATGGTTACCACATCCGGGTGCAGAAGCCTGTGTTTGACGGCTCGATCAAAAAGTTGGTCCTGCTCATGGGGCCGGGCATTCTTGCCGCCGGAATTCAGCAGATTAACTTATTGGTCGGTGGCGTTATCGCCTCGTTCAAGGCGGGGGCGATTTCCTGGCTGTATTATTCCGATCGCGTCTACCAGCTGCCACTCGGCATGATTGGCATTGCGCTCGGGGTGGTGCTCTTACCCGAGGTCACCCGACTGGTGCGGCGTGACGACATGCAAGGCGCCTCCGACAGCATGATGCGAGGCATGGAACTGGGACTCATCATCACGCTGCCGGCTGCGGTCGCCATGATGGTCATCCCTGTGCCGCTGATCAGTGTGCTGTTCCAGCGGGGTGAGTTCACTGCCGAGGATGCGCGCCAGACGGGCATGGCGCTGCAAGGATTCGCTCTGGGGCTGCCCGGCTATGTGCTGATCAAGGTGCTTCAGCCCGGCTACTTCGCCCGTGAGAACACCCGCGCGCCAATGATCATGGCCGGCATCACCGTGGCGGTGAACATCGTGGTAAGCTTACTTTTATTCGGGCCGTTTGGGCATGTTGGCATCGCCATTGCCACCACCGTTTCCGCCTGGGTCAATGTGGTCTTGCTGTCGCGCGGCTTGCGCGGTCTGTTGCATCCCGGCAAAGCGTTCATGGGCAAGCTGCTGCGCATCATCGCCGCGAGTGCGGGGATGGGCGCCTTGGTCTGGCTGGCATATCAAGCGGTGGGCTCGTGGTTTGACGAGGCATTCATTCAGCAGTGCATCGCTCTCGCGCTGCTCATTGGTCTGGGGATCTGCACCTATGCGATGATGATTCTGGCGATGAAGGTGACCAGCGTGGCGGAACTGAAAGCCGGCTTCCGGCGCGGCTGA
- a CDS encoding 3-keto-disaccharide hydrolase: protein MISTPSRFLTLGLAGLVLTGSVSAEPAKKKVVTPKQPWSDYRVHDTERPHPEKVKTAGAITTPAPADAIVLFDGKNTEAFTKNWKVEDGVMIASPGKNLTKQSFGSIQMHVEWRIPAGRKVQGQGGGNSGIFMMDRYEVQVMESHTNVTYADGQAGALYGQTPPLVNASAPQGEWQSYDIIFEAPVYGEDGMKTPAYITVIHNGVVVQQHQKYYGPTVFRKVASYPKTHPEKAPIQFQWHGDPIEYRNIWVRELKK, encoded by the coding sequence ATGATTTCTACACCATCACGTTTCCTCACTCTCGGCCTGGCTGGCCTCGTATTGACCGGTTCTGTTAGCGCGGAACCTGCCAAGAAAAAGGTCGTCACACCGAAACAACCTTGGAGCGACTACCGGGTGCACGACACCGAGCGTCCCCATCCGGAAAAGGTCAAGACCGCCGGCGCCATCACCACGCCCGCACCGGCCGATGCCATTGTCCTCTTCGACGGCAAAAACACCGAGGCCTTTACCAAAAATTGGAAGGTGGAGGACGGAGTCATGATTGCTTCCCCAGGGAAAAACCTCACCAAACAATCCTTCGGCAGCATCCAAATGCACGTCGAATGGAGAATCCCCGCTGGCCGCAAGGTTCAGGGGCAAGGCGGCGGAAACAGCGGCATTTTCATGATGGATCGCTATGAGGTCCAAGTGATGGAAAGCCACACCAATGTCACCTACGCCGATGGTCAGGCTGGTGCGCTCTACGGTCAGACGCCACCACTGGTGAACGCGTCCGCTCCCCAAGGTGAATGGCAAAGCTACGACATCATTTTCGAAGCTCCCGTCTACGGCGAAGACGGCATGAAAACTCCCGCCTACATCACCGTGATCCACAATGGCGTGGTGGTGCAGCAGCATCAGAAATATTACGGCCCGACCGTTTTCAGAAAGGTAGCGAGCTACCCGAAAACACACCCGGAAAAAGCCCCCATCCAGTTCCAGTGGCACGGTGACCCGATCGAATACCGCAACATCTGGGTGCGCGAGCTGAAGAAGTAA
- a CDS encoding sulfite exporter TauE/SafE family protein, protein MPDISTLLLLAAVFLCISYCSASVGLGGGSCYTALLAVSGVAPLAIPLISLSLNLIVTSAGSYQFIRHRHASWKIITPFLVTSMPMAYLGGSLHLPKGVFYGILFASLTIVVIRIFFYQKTSLSWNLKGWQKLALSLIAGALLGFIAGVVGIGGGIYLVPFILIVGLGTEKQAAASGAIFIWLNSITGLIARLHHHSVSLLDYYPLMIAVAVGGMLGAALGATSLKPRTMQKILGTTIIIALCLLIQKLV, encoded by the coding sequence ATGCCTGACATCTCCACCCTACTTCTGTTAGCTGCTGTTTTTCTCTGCATCTCCTACTGCAGTGCATCCGTCGGCCTGGGAGGAGGCTCGTGTTACACGGCACTGCTGGCCGTTTCCGGAGTCGCCCCGCTGGCCATCCCCCTGATCTCGCTATCGCTGAACCTCATCGTCACCTCCGCCGGCAGCTACCAGTTCATCAGGCACCGGCACGCATCGTGGAAAATCATCACCCCGTTCCTGGTCACCTCGATGCCGATGGCCTACCTCGGAGGATCGCTCCACCTTCCCAAGGGTGTGTTCTACGGGATTCTTTTCGCCTCGCTGACGATTGTCGTCATCCGCATCTTCTTTTACCAAAAAACCTCCCTCAGCTGGAACCTCAAGGGCTGGCAAAAGCTCGCACTCAGCCTCATCGCGGGTGCGCTGCTGGGCTTTATCGCGGGGGTGGTCGGCATCGGAGGCGGGATCTACCTCGTTCCCTTCATCCTGATCGTTGGATTGGGCACGGAAAAACAAGCCGCGGCCAGTGGCGCCATCTTCATCTGGCTGAACTCCATCACCGGCCTCATTGCCCGACTGCATCATCACTCGGTGAGCCTGCTCGACTACTATCCGCTGATGATCGCGGTGGCGGTGGGAGGAATGCTCGGGGCCGCGCTTGGGGCGACATCACTCAAGCCGCGGACGATGCAAAAAATTCTAGGCACCACCATCATCATCGCCCTCTGCCTGCTCATCCAAAAATTGGTATGA
- a CDS encoding alkene reductase produces the protein MKDSILLQATRIGAWQLPNRLVMAPLTRCRASEGRVPNAMMAEYYAQRASAGLIISEATSVCPMGVGYPNTPGIWSEDQVAGWKLVTDAVHAAGGRIILQLWHVGRISDPVYLDGAQPVAPSAIAAEGHVSLIRPEKAFETPRALELDEIPAVIEAYRKGAENAKKAGFDGVELHGANGYLLDQFLQSSTNQREDAYGGSIENRARLMLETVDAAISVWGADRVGLHLAPRCDAHDMGDAHPEETFGYVARAMKQRGIAFLFAREGMEEPRLGPMLKKEFGGAFIANQELSFADGEKLVEAGEADAISWGKRFIANPDLAERLQQGAELNEPQSETFYGDGPEGYTDYPSLDGAV, from the coding sequence ATGAAAGATTCCATTCTACTACAAGCAACCCGCATTGGCGCATGGCAACTCCCCAACCGCCTGGTGATGGCGCCACTGACCCGCTGCCGCGCCAGCGAAGGTCGGGTGCCCAATGCCATGATGGCCGAGTATTACGCCCAGCGCGCATCGGCCGGGCTGATCATTTCAGAGGCAACCTCTGTGTGCCCGATGGGCGTGGGCTATCCCAACACGCCGGGGATTTGGTCAGAGGACCAGGTGGCTGGCTGGAAGCTGGTGACCGATGCCGTGCACGCTGCCGGTGGCCGCATCATTCTCCAGCTGTGGCACGTCGGCCGCATTTCTGATCCGGTCTATCTCGATGGCGCGCAGCCCGTGGCTCCCAGTGCCATCGCCGCCGAAGGGCATGTCAGCTTGATCCGACCCGAAAAGGCCTTCGAAACTCCCCGGGCGCTTGAGCTCGATGAAATCCCCGCCGTGATCGAAGCCTATCGCAAGGGGGCGGAGAATGCCAAGAAGGCGGGCTTCGATGGGGTCGAACTTCACGGTGCCAACGGCTACCTTCTGGATCAATTTTTGCAAAGCAGCACCAACCAGCGCGAAGACGCGTATGGTGGATCGATAGAAAACCGCGCCCGTTTGATGTTGGAAACGGTGGACGCCGCCATCTCGGTCTGGGGCGCTGATCGGGTCGGCTTGCACCTGGCTCCCCGCTGTGATGCACACGACATGGGCGATGCCCATCCTGAGGAAACCTTCGGCTATGTCGCACGCGCGATGAAGCAGCGGGGGATTGCCTTTCTCTTTGCTCGCGAAGGCATGGAAGAACCTCGGCTGGGACCGATGCTCAAGAAGGAGTTCGGCGGTGCCTTTATCGCAAACCAAGAGCTGTCGTTTGCCGATGGAGAAAAGCTCGTCGAGGCCGGCGAGGCCGATGCCATCTCATGGGGGAAACGTTTCATCGCCAATCCGGATTTGGCCGAACGCTTGCAGCAAGGAGCCGAGCTGAACGAGCCTCAGTCGGAAACTTTTTACGGTGACGGCCCGGAAGGATACACCGATTACCCGAGCCTTGACGGCGCTGTCTAG